The following proteins come from a genomic window of Triticum aestivum cultivar Chinese Spring chromosome 6A, IWGSC CS RefSeq v2.1, whole genome shotgun sequence:
- the LOC123127405 gene encoding nuclear poly(A) polymerase 4 encodes MAGSVGTGRVAPRSSPKRYSGMDPPLSLTRPTMFDLQKTAELEKFLVEAGLYESEEQSAKREEVLREIDGIVKEWVKQLTSQKGYSEQMIEKANVVLFTFGSYRLGVHGPGADIDILCVGPSYVNREEDFFVTLHGILTQLEEVTELQPVPDAHVPLMKFKFHGMAIDLLYASVSLAVIPPDFNISEGSVLCGVDESTVRSLNGCRVADQILRLVPNVENFRTTLRCLKYWAERRGVYSNVTGFLGGVNWAILVALICQLYPNAVPSMLVSRFFRVFTQWQWPNPVMLCAIENDDLGFSVWDPRKNPRDRSHVMPIITPGYPCMNSSYNVSSSTLRVIKEQFKLGNKICQEIDLNKASWTALFEPFNFFEAYTKYLVVDIVADNDDDLRLWKGWVESRLRQLTLKIERDTNGMLQCHPYPCDYSNPTVQCAHCSFYMGLSRKEGMKIHGQNFDIRGTVDEFMHEIGMYTLWKSGMDLAVTHIRKKQIPHYVGYKKPCPAMHANQREQSDRHDTEDDTLTASMLGQLKRKRDFDGAGHSESCKSVKRSSVSLGYEESPPEYGSIVSKGVSENTVNLVSSALCNGVQNGLSHGDVNLESANCSSSPHGSEESAASGTSCAAVETVHMVDETVGPESSMACVINGTVQTMAVQTPLKCVAEKDEPKFEGIGSLANSNSAKFMEQTEMLTGNVLGENMHLCE; translated from the exons ATGGCGGGATCTGTGGGCACAGGCAGGGTAGCACCTCGGTCGTCCCCAAAGCGGTACAGCGGCATGGATCCGCCGTTATCTTTGACCAGGCCGACCATGTTCGATCTGCAGAAGACGGCTGAGCTCGAGAAG TTCTTGGTTGAAGCGGGCCTTTACGAGAGCGAGGAGCAGTCCGCAAAACGGGAGGAGGTGCTACGGGAGATTGATGGG ATAGTTAAGGAATGGGTGAAGCAGTTAACTAGCCAGAAAGGGTATTCTGAGCAAATGATTGAAAAGGCAAATGTAGTCCTTTTCACTTTTGGATCTTACCGCTTGGGG GTTCATGGGCCTGGAGCAGACATTGATATCTTATGTGTTGGACCTTCATATGTGAACCGAGAG GAGGATTTCTTTGTCACACTACATGGCATATTAACACAACTGGAAGAAGTGACTGAACTACAACCTGTACCTGATGCTCATGTACCTCTTATGAAATTTAAGTTCCACGGGATGGCAATTGACCTTCTCTATGCCAGTGTATCTCTTGCAGTAATACCACCA GATTTCAACATCTCTGAAGGGTCTGTGCTTTGTGGCGTTGACGAATCAACTGTTCGAAGTCTTAATGGGTGCAGGGTGGCAGACCAGATTCTTCGACTTGTTCCAAATGTTGAG AACTTCCGGACAACACTCAGGTGTTTGAAGTACTGGGCAGAGAGAAGGGGCGTTTATTCCAAT GTTACTGGTTTCCTTGGGGGTGTCAACTGGGCCATATTGGTTGCTCTTATCTGCCAACTCTATCCTAATGCTGTACCAAGTATGCTGGTCTCaagattcttcagagtttttacGCAGTGGCAGTGGCCGAATCCAGTGATGCTTTGTGCCATTGAGAATGATGACCTTGGTTTTTCTGTATGGGATCCACGTAAAAATCCTCGTGATAGATCTCATGTTATGCCTATCATAACTCCAGGCTATCCATGCATGAACTCTAGCTATAATGTATCTTCTAGCACATTGAGGGTTATCAAGGAGCAATTTAAGCTCGGTAATAAGATTTGTCAG GAAATTGACCTTAATAAGGCTAGTTGGACTGCCTTGTTTGAGCCTTTTAATTTTTTCGAGGCATATACAAAGTATCTAGTGGTTGACATTGTTGCGGACAATGATGATGATCTTCGGCTTTGGAAGGGATGGGTCGAGTCTCGACTGAGGCAGCTGACCTTGAAG ATAGAGCGGGATACTAATGGAATGCTGCAATGCCATCCTTACCCATGTGACTATTCAAATCCTACAGTACAGTGTGCTCATTGCTCCTTCTACATGGGCTTATCAAGGAAAGAAGGGATGAAAATACATGGTCAAAACTTTGATATTCGTGGAACGGTAGATGAGTTTATGCATGAAATCGGAATGTACACATTGTGGAAGTCTGGAATGGACCTAGCGGTCACTCATATTCGTAAGAAGCAGATCCCTCATTATGTGGGTTACAAGAAACCTTGTCCAGCAATGCATGCAAACCAGCGAGAGCAGTCTGATAGACATGACACTGAAGATGACACACTGACAGCATCTATGTTGGGCCAACTAAAGAGAAAGCGTGATTTTGATGGAGCTGGTCACAGTGAATCATGTAAATCTGTTAAAAGGTCTTCAGTAAGCCTAGGCTACGAGGAAAGTCCACCTGAATATGGAAGCATTGTAAGTAAAGGTGTATCCGAAAACACAGTCAACTTGGTTTCCAGTGCCCTCTGTAATGGAGTTCAGAATGGACTGTCGCATGGCGATGTAAATTTGGAATCAGCAAATTGCTCCAGTTCACCACATGGATCTGAGGAGTCTGCAGCATCAGGCACAAGCTGTGCAGCTGTGGAAACAGTTCACATGGTTGATGAAACTGTTGGTCCTGAAAGCTCAATGGCATGTGTTATCAATGGTACGGTTCAGACTATGGCAGTGCAGACACCTTTAAAATGTGTGGCTGAGAAAGATGAACCCAAGTTTGAGGGAATTGGTAGCTTGGCAAACAGCAATTCTGCCAAGTTTATGGAACAGACAGAAATGCTCACTGGAAACGTCCTTGGTGAGAATATGCACTTGTGTGAATGA